From the Arctopsyche grandis isolate Sample6627 chromosome 11, ASM5162203v2, whole genome shotgun sequence genome, one window contains:
- the Def gene encoding defensin isoform X2 — MKFLFLFAFFLFVATCWASPAQLDLELSDSDPSLIQDQETEVLQRSKRATCPWFPDACVIHCRSKGFSTGFCRGGTCNCKNH; from the exons ATGAAGTTCCTATTCTTGTTCGCATTCTTCCTATTCGTTGCTACGTGTTGGGCTTCGCCAGCTCAATTAGATTTGGAGCTAAGCGATTCAGATCCCTCGTTGATTCAAGATCAAG aAACTGAAGTATTGCAGCGTAGCAAGAGAGCAACATGTCCCTGGTTTCCAGACGCCTGTGTAATACATTGCCGCAGTAAAGGATTCTCAACTGGATTTTGCAGAGGTGGCACTTGTAATTGTAAAAATCATTAG
- the Def gene encoding defensin isoform X1 translates to MKFLFLFAFFLFVATCWASPAQLDLELSDSDPSLIQDQAETEVLQRSKRATCPWFPDACVIHCRSKGFSTGFCRGGTCNCKNH, encoded by the exons ATGAAGTTCCTATTCTTGTTCGCATTCTTCCTATTCGTTGCTACGTGTTGGGCTTCGCCAGCTCAATTAGATTTGGAGCTAAGCGATTCAGATCCCTCGTTGATTCAAGATCAAG cagaAACTGAAGTATTGCAGCGTAGCAAGAGAGCAACATGTCCCTGGTTTCCAGACGCCTGTGTAATACATTGCCGCAGTAAAGGATTCTCAACTGGATTTTGCAGAGGTGGCACTTGTAATTGTAAAAATCATTAG